In Paeniglutamicibacter kerguelensis, one genomic interval encodes:
- a CDS encoding ABC transporter substrate-binding protein: MNQRTTTGLIVGAAALGLLLTGCSDPGSNATAGTVSKQGFNLTPEQNRQAAEPVAAATKIVPASVKEDGKLTVAIAPGSAPLAMFATDNKTVIGDEADIAVALAQSLGLEADLVPVSWADWPLGLESGKYEAVISNVTVTQARKQKYDFATYREDKLGFYVQADSKIKEIRAPKDVAGLRITVGSGTNQEKILLSWDAQNKKAGLKPVSFQYYDEDALASVALTSGRADASFGPNASGAYKANTDGKTRLVGLVPGGWPDAASIAVTVKKDSGLAEASQAGVNGLIESGLYKQILDKWALGEEAIPTSELNPPGLKD; encoded by the coding sequence ATGAACCAGCGAACGACCACAGGACTGATTGTCGGGGCGGCTGCCCTTGGCCTCTTGCTGACGGGCTGCTCGGACCCCGGAAGCAACGCCACGGCGGGAACGGTTTCCAAGCAGGGATTCAACCTGACCCCGGAACAAAACCGCCAGGCGGCCGAGCCTGTCGCCGCCGCAACCAAGATCGTTCCGGCAAGCGTCAAGGAAGACGGAAAGCTCACCGTGGCCATCGCCCCGGGTTCCGCGCCACTTGCCATGTTTGCCACCGACAACAAGACGGTGATCGGCGACGAGGCAGACATCGCCGTGGCACTTGCCCAGTCGCTGGGATTGGAAGCGGACCTCGTGCCGGTTTCCTGGGCGGACTGGCCGCTGGGACTCGAATCGGGGAAGTACGAGGCCGTCATCAGCAACGTAACCGTGACCCAAGCACGTAAGCAGAAGTACGACTTTGCCACCTATCGCGAGGACAAGCTTGGTTTCTATGTCCAGGCCGATTCCAAGATCAAGGAGATCCGTGCGCCCAAGGACGTCGCCGGTCTGCGGATCACCGTGGGTTCGGGCACCAACCAGGAAAAGATCCTGCTCTCATGGGATGCGCAGAACAAGAAGGCCGGACTGAAACCCGTCTCCTTCCAGTACTACGACGAAGACGCACTGGCATCCGTCGCGCTGACCTCGGGCCGCGCGGATGCCTCCTTTGGACCCAATGCCTCCGGCGCTTACAAGGCCAACACCGACGGAAAAACAAGGCTTGTTGGCCTGGTGCCCGGCGGTTGGCCGGATGCCGCAAGCATCGCGGTGACGGTGAAGAAGGACAGCGGCCTGGCCGAGGCCTCGCAGGCAGGCGTCAACGGCCTGATCGAATCCGGGCTCTACAAGCAGATCCTGGACAAGTGGGCATTGGGTGAAGAAGCGATTCCCACATCCGAACTGAACCCTCCCGGACTCAAGGACTAG
- a CDS encoding NtaA/DmoA family FMN-dependent monooxygenase (This protein belongs to a clade of FMN-dependent monooxygenases, within a broader family of flavin-dependent oxidoreductases, the luciferase-like monooxygenase (LMM) family, some of whose members use coenzyme F420 rather than FMN.), with the protein MSTRNQPKNLLRLGVFFQGVNSGTVWKTPEAGSQTDFESFRRLIQTAERGIFSAFFLGEGLRLREHLGQIHDLDVAGRPDAQTLLAALAAVTNRIGLVATQNTTYNDPADMAHRLASLDLISGGRAAWNIVTTDNAWTGANFRRGGYLDHADRYTHAEAFVATAKRIWDSWGREDIAANGSQSAWFAGNAPKPVEHTGKHYNISYTSRLPRSAQIRPVLFQAGDSAEGRDFAARQADVIFSAHGGLEAAKVFRADITARTLKAGRPASAVKIMPGSEFILAATESEAEEKHRWVREQQIGPQQALAYLEQFWGESLAGLDPEGPLPDFDPKISESDVTRGSGFQGAKAVELTRSWRESAKDQGLNILEFVRGKSGRVGGSFVGSYARVADTLERYAESGAVDGFNITPWLIPSGLDDIVNHLVPELQERGVYPTHYAGDTLRENLGLEDPTDVAPAVTDEDNTRYEVAV; encoded by the coding sequence ATGAGCACACGGAACCAACCAAAAAACCTACTACGACTAGGCGTCTTCTTTCAGGGCGTCAACTCCGGAACCGTCTGGAAAACCCCGGAGGCGGGCTCTCAAACGGACTTCGAATCCTTCCGCAGGCTCATCCAGACCGCGGAGCGCGGGATATTCTCCGCCTTTTTCCTGGGTGAAGGACTGCGTTTGCGCGAGCATCTCGGACAGATCCACGACCTTGACGTTGCCGGGCGGCCCGACGCACAGACCCTGCTGGCGGCGCTGGCCGCCGTGACCAACCGGATTGGTCTGGTTGCCACCCAAAACACCACCTACAACGACCCAGCCGACATGGCCCACCGGCTCGCCTCCCTGGACCTGATCTCGGGCGGGCGCGCCGCGTGGAACATCGTCACGACCGACAACGCCTGGACGGGTGCGAACTTCCGTCGCGGCGGCTACCTTGACCACGCGGACCGCTACACGCACGCCGAGGCCTTCGTTGCCACCGCCAAACGCATCTGGGATTCCTGGGGACGCGAGGACATCGCCGCCAACGGGTCCCAAAGCGCATGGTTCGCTGGAAACGCCCCGAAGCCCGTCGAACACACGGGCAAGCACTACAACATCAGCTATACCTCGCGCCTGCCACGCAGCGCGCAAATCCGCCCCGTGCTTTTCCAGGCGGGCGACTCCGCGGAGGGCCGCGATTTCGCGGCACGCCAGGCAGACGTCATCTTCTCCGCCCACGGCGGGTTGGAAGCGGCCAAGGTGTTCCGCGCCGACATCACGGCCCGAACGCTCAAGGCAGGCCGTCCGGCGTCGGCAGTGAAGATCATGCCAGGAAGCGAGTTCATCCTGGCCGCCACGGAATCGGAGGCGGAGGAAAAGCACCGCTGGGTTCGCGAGCAGCAGATCGGGCCGCAACAGGCTCTTGCCTACCTGGAACAGTTCTGGGGCGAGTCCCTGGCGGGTCTTGACCCGGAGGGGCCGTTGCCCGACTTCGATCCCAAGATCAGCGAATCCGATGTGACCCGAGGCAGCGGGTTCCAGGGTGCCAAGGCCGTCGAACTGACCCGTTCCTGGCGCGAATCGGCCAAGGACCAAGGACTGAACATCTTGGAGTTCGTGCGTGGCAAGTCCGGGCGCGTCGGCGGATCTTTCGTGGGTTCCTATGCCCGGGTCGCCGACACGCTGGAGCGGTACGCAGAGTCCGGCGCCGTTGACGGTTTCAACATCACCCCGTGGCTGATTCCTTCGGGGCTTGACGATATCGTCAACCACTTGGTTCCGGAACTGCAGGAACGTGGTGTTTATCCCACCCACTACGCGGGGGACACCCTGCGCGAAAACCTGGGTCTTGAGGACCCGACCGACGTCGCGCCCGCGGTGACGGATGAGGACAACACCCGATACGAGGTAGCGGTATGA
- a CDS encoding LLM class flavin-dependent oxidoreductase, translating into MTTAHQPNAILVLEVDGAGAHPAAWRLDNQTPDSVLDAQQIAKAVLAAESAGFHAVSIEDSRLAPGSGPGARLDAIQRAAFLGPLTHSIGLIPVADSIYTEPFHLSTQLSALDGVSAGRAGWIVSAGGTAAEGAAVGREAVTAGELPGEVADVLEASRRLWDSWEDGAVIKDVATGRYLDRSKVHYADFVGKRFSVKGSSISPRPIQGQIPVFAAEPLDADSDAILIGAPDLDGLLAAAQGNSFPGIRIAELDFVLDHAGEPAADRVEALDGWEPWHSPRARFTGTATDFTDYLLELLGHVGGVRLHPAELRKDAQEFAALVLPALRLAGALKPIRTGNTLRETLGLPAARNRFAAS; encoded by the coding sequence ATGACCACGGCACACCAACCCAACGCAATCCTCGTCCTCGAGGTGGACGGAGCAGGCGCGCACCCCGCCGCCTGGCGACTGGACAACCAAACACCGGACTCGGTGCTTGACGCACAACAGATCGCCAAGGCGGTCCTTGCGGCCGAATCAGCAGGATTCCATGCCGTCAGCATCGAAGACAGCCGCCTGGCCCCGGGCAGCGGCCCCGGTGCGCGCCTTGACGCCATCCAACGGGCGGCCTTCCTGGGCCCACTGACCCACAGCATCGGACTGATCCCGGTGGCCGATTCCATCTACACCGAACCGTTCCACCTTTCCACCCAGCTCTCGGCCCTCGACGGAGTTTCCGCCGGCCGTGCCGGATGGATCGTTTCGGCGGGCGGAACCGCGGCCGAAGGTGCGGCGGTGGGAAGAGAAGCTGTGACCGCGGGGGAGCTGCCCGGTGAGGTCGCCGATGTGCTGGAGGCAAGCCGCCGGCTCTGGGACAGCTGGGAGGACGGCGCAGTGATCAAGGACGTGGCGACGGGCCGGTACCTAGACAGGTCCAAGGTGCACTATGCCGACTTCGTGGGAAAGCGTTTCTCGGTCAAAGGATCCTCCATCAGCCCGCGACCCATCCAGGGACAGATCCCGGTGTTTGCCGCCGAACCCCTGGATGCGGACAGCGACGCAATCCTCATTGGCGCCCCCGACCTCGATGGGTTGCTTGCCGCCGCACAAGGCAACAGCTTCCCCGGGATTCGGATTGCCGAACTTGATTTTGTGCTGGACCACGCGGGGGAACCGGCCGCGGATCGGGTGGAGGCGCTTGACGGCTGGGAGCCTTGGCACTCCCCGCGGGCCCGCTTCACCGGCACGGCAACGGACTTCACCGACTATCTGCTCGAGCTGCTTGGACATGTCGGCGGCGTTCGCCTGCACCCTGCCGAACTCCGCAAGGATGCGCAGGAATTCGCGGCACTCGTCCTTCCGGCCTTGCGTCTGGCAGGGGCGTTGAAGCCGATCCGGACCGGCAACACCCTGCGCGAAACCCTGGGCCTGCCCGCCGCGCGGAATCGGTTCGCAGCCAGCTAA
- a CDS encoding transporter substrate-binding domain-containing protein → MKATTHQYANRTLLALGLGTVLSLSLSGCADPTGSANAGTAENHSDQTTPAGVRYNTAPEQDRIRSSKDDKLAASVPADLAQDGKLTVATSAGSVPLTFHASDNTTLIGTETDIAQLVADKLGLELDLQLTSWENWPLQTDSGAVEAVFSNVGINAERIKKYDFAPYRAAYMGFEATTKFEGTVKDAADVSGKKVAVGAGTNQEKILLAWNKELEAQGKEPANLQYYSSDADTVLALSSGRVDLNLAPYPTTVYRENSRDDTKVVGKINAGWPSETLVAATSKRGNGLAEPISAAINELIAEGSYAKVLQRWGLEEEAVKSSKAVTAENYTSR, encoded by the coding sequence ATGAAAGCCACTACCCATCAATACGCCAACCGGACACTGCTTGCACTGGGCCTGGGCACGGTGCTGTCCCTCAGCCTTTCGGGTTGCGCCGACCCGACCGGCAGCGCCAATGCAGGCACGGCCGAGAACCACTCGGATCAAACCACCCCGGCCGGTGTCCGGTACAACACCGCGCCCGAACAGGACAGGATCCGTTCCAGCAAGGACGACAAGCTTGCGGCCAGTGTTCCTGCGGACCTGGCCCAGGACGGCAAACTCACCGTGGCCACCAGCGCCGGCTCGGTTCCCCTGACCTTCCACGCCAGCGACAACACCACCCTCATCGGCACCGAAACCGACATCGCCCAACTCGTCGCCGACAAACTGGGCCTTGAACTGGACCTGCAGCTCACAAGCTGGGAGAACTGGCCCCTGCAGACGGACTCAGGGGCAGTGGAAGCAGTCTTCTCCAACGTGGGAATCAACGCCGAACGCATCAAGAAATACGATTTCGCACCCTACCGCGCGGCCTACATGGGGTTCGAGGCAACCACCAAATTCGAGGGAACCGTCAAGGATGCCGCCGACGTATCGGGCAAGAAGGTTGCGGTTGGCGCCGGAACCAACCAGGAAAAAATCCTGTTGGCCTGGAACAAGGAACTGGAAGCACAGGGCAAGGAACCGGCGAACCTGCAGTACTACTCCTCGGATGCCGACACCGTCCTGGCCTTGTCCTCGGGCCGCGTGGACCTGAACCTTGCCCCGTACCCCACCACCGTCTACCGCGAAAATTCCAGGGACGACACCAAGGTAGTCGGCAAGATCAACGCCGGCTGGCCATCCGAAACCCTCGTGGCGGCCACCAGCAAACGCGGCAACGGACTCGCCGAACCCATATCCGCCGCAATCAACGAGCTCATTGCAGAGGGCAGCTACGCCAAGGTGCTCCAACGCTGGGGCCTGGAGGAAGAGGCAGTGAAATCTTCCAAGGCAGTCACGGCGGAAAACTACACCAGCAGGTAA
- a CDS encoding amino acid ABC transporter ATP-binding protein, translated as MSTAATPYATRGLVDIRNVHKSFGPHEVLKSINLTINPGEVVAILGPSGSGKSTLLRTINHLEKLDGGTIRVDDELMGYKVRGHRLHELREHEVLRQRTHVGMVFQNFNLFPHLSALDNIIEAPIHAQGRNRAEVTEKALELLRRVGLAEKADAYPRQLSGGQQQRVAIARALALNPKVVLFDEPTSALDPELVGEVLDVIRGLAKDGTTLVIVTHEMGFARDVADRVVFMDDGHVIEQGTPAEIFGSPQHRRTKEFLSKVIEPAFHL; from the coding sequence ATGAGCACCGCCGCGACGCCGTACGCCACCCGCGGGCTTGTGGACATCCGCAACGTCCACAAATCCTTCGGACCCCATGAAGTGCTCAAGAGCATCAACCTGACCATCAATCCCGGAGAGGTCGTGGCCATTCTCGGCCCCTCGGGCTCGGGGAAATCCACGCTGCTGCGCACCATCAACCACCTGGAAAAGCTCGATGGGGGAACCATCCGCGTGGATGACGAACTCATGGGCTACAAGGTGCGTGGCCATCGCCTGCATGAGCTTCGGGAACACGAGGTGTTGCGCCAACGCACCCACGTGGGCATGGTATTCCAGAACTTCAACCTCTTCCCGCACCTGAGTGCACTGGACAACATCATCGAGGCCCCCATCCACGCCCAGGGACGCAACCGCGCCGAGGTGACGGAAAAGGCACTGGAGCTGTTGCGGCGGGTGGGCCTGGCCGAAAAGGCCGACGCATATCCCCGCCAGCTTTCCGGCGGGCAACAGCAACGCGTCGCCATTGCCAGGGCCCTTGCACTGAACCCCAAGGTCGTGCTCTTTGACGAACCCACCTCCGCGCTTGACCCCGAGCTGGTCGGCGAGGTGCTCGACGTGATTCGGGGACTCGCCAAGGACGGAACCACGCTGGTCATCGTCACCCACGAAATGGGCTTCGCCCGTGATGTGGCCGACCGCGTGGTGTTCATGGACGACGGGCACGTCATTGAACAGGGGACACCTGCTGAAATCTTCGGCTCCCCGCAACACCGGCGCACCAAGGAATTCCTCTCCAAGGTCATCGAACCCGCCTTCCACCTCTAA
- a CDS encoding amino acid ABC transporter permease, whose product MGAATPTTEIEDESGATAAAASPDADEQETPDRRTGQEEPSGKPVPAREAGGHVGDDADYYAKGIVPARHPGRWVGTVVVGLALAGILYSLTTNPRWEWNVVAQWFTAESVIRGLGETLKLTVICGVLGFVLGFVLALMRLSNSPLFSSVSWTFSWIFRSTPLLVQMLLWYNLGYLYEKISLGIPFTGITFFEVSTTTLISQFGAAVLGLTLNQAAYSAEIIRGGILSVDHGQLEAAAALGIPPWRRSTRIVLPQAMRAILPTAFNEIIGLVKGTSIVYVLAYGELFYTVQVIYSRTQQVLPLLLVATCWYIVITSVLSIAQYYIERHYSKGAVRTLPETPLQKLRRFFTIRTQNPIGTR is encoded by the coding sequence ATGGGTGCCGCAACACCGACAACCGAAATCGAAGACGAGTCCGGGGCAACGGCCGCGGCCGCTTCGCCGGACGCCGACGAGCAGGAAACGCCGGACCGGCGAACGGGGCAAGAGGAACCTTCGGGGAAGCCTGTCCCGGCCAGGGAAGCCGGCGGACACGTCGGGGACGACGCCGACTACTACGCCAAGGGCATCGTGCCGGCCAGACACCCGGGACGCTGGGTCGGCACCGTGGTTGTCGGTCTGGCGCTCGCAGGAATCCTCTATTCCCTGACCACCAACCCGCGCTGGGAATGGAACGTGGTGGCCCAATGGTTCACCGCCGAGTCGGTAATTCGCGGCCTGGGGGAGACACTCAAACTGACGGTCATCTGCGGCGTGCTCGGTTTCGTCCTGGGCTTCGTACTCGCCCTGATGCGGCTTTCGAACTCACCGCTTTTCTCCTCGGTCTCTTGGACCTTCTCCTGGATCTTCCGCTCCACTCCGCTGCTGGTCCAGATGCTGCTTTGGTACAACCTCGGCTACCTGTACGAGAAGATTTCGCTGGGAATCCCGTTCACCGGCATCACCTTCTTCGAGGTCTCCACCACCACCCTGATCAGCCAATTCGGCGCAGCGGTCCTGGGGCTCACCCTGAACCAGGCTGCCTATTCGGCCGAAATCATCCGCGGTGGCATCCTTTCGGTGGACCACGGCCAGCTCGAAGCCGCCGCGGCACTGGGCATCCCGCCGTGGCGGCGCTCCACGCGCATCGTTCTGCCCCAGGCCATGCGTGCGATCCTGCCCACCGCCTTCAACGAAATCATCGGTCTGGTCAAGGGCACCTCAATCGTCTACGTGCTCGCCTACGGGGAGCTTTTCTACACCGTGCAGGTCATCTACTCCCGCACCCAACAGGTTCTGCCGCTGCTGCTGGTGGCCACCTGCTGGTACATCGTGATCACCTCGGTGCTCTCGATCGCCCAGTACTACATCGAACGCCACTACTCCAAGGGGGCGGTGCGCACGCTGCCCGAAACCCCGTTGCAAAAGCTGCGCCGTTTCTTCACCATCCGCACCCAGAACCCGATTGGAACCCGATGA
- a CDS encoding FAD/NAD(P)-binding protein, producing MSLPPRPTHGPAGRSSTDSPASSLLIVGGGPRAAMLLERVAANHRELGVDSLHIDVVDPFPPGAGRIWRGDQSPLLKLNSMAMDVSMFTDGSVTCAGPAVPGPSLWEWVCQMRAGTCPGIDTASFTPGSSLGEEIASLGADSFPTRKLHSHYLAWFLARAVAVLPDGVQVAFHQDTVVDILPGAPGGRHRIALASGAALEADQVVLAQGHTDALPDAVSRRFAGFAADNPRRLKYVPPAYTNDVDFSGLLPGTDVLVSGMGLAFVDLFVLLMQGRGGSFSPQPDGSLTYEPSGREPRLLVGSRRGVPYLSKIRGGLRGEAGKGLRFLTAQAVDKLRQRHGLLDFRTHLWPLVAKDAAYGYYRELLTASPERANVSWTEFADRFAPLDWYSPEREALVDLAIPDPRDRLDFEALDRPLAARDFDTPEQIQSAVRESVATDLALRDGGENSETLGLFLGLLGCYMELGRLVSLDDLHESSRRDISGWWHGFFSYVDSGPPASRLRELLALERAGLIRFLGPRTKFDIDPDGCSFVARGAVDGHVARAQAFVEARLPASTLETTTNPLLRALFARGLITQESSGTGKLLVNDEYRAVGGQGAVCPWLYAVGAGVSGWSAGAFSRPHSNAAPFRDTDALARLVLTSIPESVTRPEPMFMSETALAACIDSVHRYVG from the coding sequence ATGAGCCTGCCACCTAGGCCAACACACGGACCTGCCGGTCGTTCTTCTACCGACAGCCCGGCGTCCAGTCTTCTGATCGTCGGCGGCGGCCCCCGCGCTGCCATGCTGCTGGAACGAGTGGCGGCGAACCATCGGGAACTCGGTGTCGACTCCCTGCATATCGACGTGGTCGATCCGTTTCCTCCCGGGGCCGGGCGCATCTGGCGCGGTGACCAGTCCCCGCTGCTCAAGCTCAACTCCATGGCAATGGACGTGAGCATGTTTACCGACGGATCTGTGACCTGCGCGGGGCCTGCAGTGCCCGGACCCTCGTTGTGGGAATGGGTGTGCCAGATGCGCGCCGGCACCTGCCCCGGGATCGACACGGCATCGTTCACGCCCGGCAGCTCGCTGGGCGAGGAGATTGCATCGCTCGGGGCCGATTCGTTCCCCACACGCAAGCTACACAGTCACTACCTTGCGTGGTTCCTGGCGCGCGCGGTGGCGGTCCTCCCGGATGGGGTCCAGGTGGCCTTCCACCAAGATACGGTCGTGGATATTCTTCCCGGCGCACCCGGCGGGCGGCATCGCATAGCGCTGGCGTCCGGTGCCGCACTGGAAGCGGACCAGGTGGTGCTGGCCCAAGGGCACACCGATGCGCTGCCGGATGCCGTTTCCCGGCGTTTCGCTGGCTTCGCGGCCGACAACCCCCGACGGCTTAAGTACGTACCGCCCGCCTACACCAACGACGTCGATTTCTCCGGGCTGCTGCCCGGAACCGATGTGCTGGTCTCCGGAATGGGCCTGGCCTTCGTTGACCTGTTTGTGTTGCTGATGCAGGGCCGAGGAGGCAGCTTCAGCCCCCAGCCTGACGGTTCATTGACCTATGAGCCATCGGGCAGGGAGCCTCGTTTGTTGGTCGGTTCGCGCCGGGGCGTCCCCTACCTGTCAAAGATCCGTGGCGGGTTGCGCGGGGAAGCCGGAAAGGGCCTGCGCTTCCTGACCGCACAGGCCGTCGACAAGCTGCGACAACGTCATGGGCTTCTGGACTTCCGGACCCACCTGTGGCCGTTGGTGGCCAAGGACGCCGCCTACGGGTACTACCGCGAATTGCTCACGGCGTCCCCCGAGCGTGCGAATGTCTCCTGGACGGAGTTCGCCGACAGGTTTGCGCCCCTGGACTGGTACTCCCCAGAGCGCGAAGCGCTTGTTGACCTGGCAATCCCGGATCCAAGGGACCGGCTGGATTTCGAGGCTCTGGACCGTCCGCTGGCCGCACGGGATTTCGACACTCCGGAGCAGATCCAATCGGCTGTGCGCGAGTCCGTGGCCACTGACCTTGCCCTGCGCGACGGCGGGGAGAATTCCGAGACCCTGGGGTTGTTCCTGGGCCTGCTCGGTTGCTACATGGAGTTGGGACGCCTCGTCTCCCTGGATGACCTGCATGAATCAAGCCGACGCGACATCTCGGGCTGGTGGCACGGATTCTTCAGTTATGTTGATTCCGGTCCCCCGGCTAGCAGGCTGCGGGAACTCCTGGCACTTGAACGGGCAGGGCTCATCCGGTTCCTCGGGCCCCGAACGAAATTCGACATCGATCCGGACGGCTGCAGCTTTGTTGCCCGTGGCGCCGTGGACGGCCACGTGGCGCGGGCACAGGCGTTTGTGGAGGCGCGCCTCCCGGCCTCCACGCTGGAAACCACCACTAATCCGCTCCTGCGTGCACTTTTCGCCCGCGGCCTGATCACCCAGGAGTCCAGCGGGACCGGAAAGCTGTTGGTGAATGACGAGTACCGGGCTGTGGGCGGCCAAGGGGCGGTATGCCCCTGGCTGTATGCGGTGGGCGCCGGCGTGTCGGGGTGGAGCGCCGGCGCGTTTTCACGGCCGCATTCCAACGCAGCCCCGTTTCGGGACACTGACGCGCTGGCCCGCTTGGTTCTCACAAGCATCCCGGAATCGGTAACCCGTCCCGAACCCATGTTCATGTCGGAAACGGCCTTGGCCGCCTGCATTGATTCAGTCCACCGATACGTAGGGTAA
- a CDS encoding GNAT family N-acetyltransferase codes for MSTTSPQSSREQVVVRAALDDPRAEPLIAGLTLEYTQRYGDFFGGTEEEMQRYPAAEFAAPIGSLLLLQERGQTIAGGAFRRYKAGIAEFKRIWTHEDHRRRGLARMVLNALEEEALNYGYQSVYLTTGPRQPEAVRLYLNAGYTPLFDLEADFETVGHLPFTKELVTSVA; via the coding sequence ATGAGTACAACGTCCCCACAGTCCAGCCGCGAACAGGTAGTCGTCCGGGCGGCCCTTGACGATCCGCGCGCCGAACCGCTCATCGCCGGCCTCACCCTCGAGTACACGCAACGCTATGGAGATTTCTTCGGCGGCACAGAGGAAGAGATGCAACGCTACCCCGCCGCCGAATTTGCCGCGCCGATCGGCAGCCTGCTGCTCCTGCAGGAGCGGGGCCAGACCATCGCCGGTGGCGCCTTCAGGCGCTACAAGGCGGGCATCGCCGAATTCAAGAGGATCTGGACCCACGAAGACCACCGCCGCCGTGGGCTGGCCCGAATGGTCCTGAACGCCTTGGAAGAGGAGGCCCTGAACTACGGGTACCAGAGCGTGTACCTGACAACCGGTCCCCGCCAGCCAGAGGCCGTAAGGCTGTATCTCAATGCCGGGTACACCCCTCTTTTCGATCTCGAGGCCGACTTCGAGACGGTTGGCCATCTTCCCTTCACCAAGGAACTTGTCACCTCCGTCGCATGA
- a CDS encoding helicase HerA-like domain-containing protein — MVKMTAAQHVETITAGYSFEGLAVHLGAALIDDQVYPEAQVRLPVRMMNRHGLVAGATGTGKTITLQLMAEQLSGHGVPVFLADIKGDLTGLSTPGQPTEKLLARTASVGMEWSAKSFPVEYFSLGGDGAGIPIRATISSFGPLLLSRIMELNETQESCLQLIFHYADTKDLELYDLKDLRAVIQYLTSDEGKPELENLGGVSKATAGVILRELVTLEAQGMDSFFGEPEFDTSELLRVAPDGRGVISCLELPTLMQKPVLFSTFMIWLLADLFVELPEVGDPEKPKLVFFLDEAHLLFRGASKAFLTSITTTVRLIRSKGVGVFFVTQTPKDVPADVLGQLANRVQHALRAFTPDDAKALKATISTFPTSDYDLEQALTQAGTGEAVVTVMNERGAPTPVAWTRMWSPESTMGPSNPGTVAGIIQGSALMQVYGTAVDRESAFEKLTSAPANASVLAPDAPNASFPGVTAPVPTGGSVGGRIPGAGQSQADIDAEARRIEESILGKPSSLPSSAPGPGAADYSMPDFEIDKPAKKSTPRTRSVPPARPAQPENQLLDMALQAANAIGSELFRGMFGTKKRRRR, encoded by the coding sequence ATGGTGAAGATGACAGCAGCTCAGCATGTAGAAACCATCACCGCCGGCTACTCGTTTGAGGGGCTGGCCGTACATTTGGGTGCGGCATTGATCGATGACCAGGTCTATCCCGAGGCGCAGGTCCGCCTGCCCGTGCGCATGATGAATCGGCACGGTTTGGTTGCCGGCGCCACGGGCACCGGCAAGACCATCACCCTGCAATTGATGGCCGAGCAGCTCTCCGGCCACGGTGTTCCAGTGTTCCTGGCCGACATCAAGGGAGACCTCACCGGGCTGTCCACCCCCGGACAGCCAACCGAGAAGCTCCTGGCGCGCACCGCCTCGGTGGGCATGGAATGGTCGGCCAAGTCCTTTCCCGTCGAATACTTTTCCCTCGGCGGGGACGGCGCGGGCATTCCCATCCGGGCCACCATCTCATCGTTCGGCCCGCTGCTGCTCTCCCGCATCATGGAGCTGAACGAGACCCAGGAATCCTGCCTGCAGCTGATCTTCCACTACGCGGATACCAAGGACCTTGAGCTCTACGACCTCAAGGACCTGCGCGCCGTCATCCAGTACCTGACCAGCGACGAAGGCAAGCCCGAGCTGGAGAACCTGGGCGGCGTTTCCAAGGCCACCGCCGGCGTCATCCTGCGCGAGCTGGTGACCCTGGAGGCGCAGGGCATGGACAGCTTCTTCGGGGAACCGGAATTCGACACGTCGGAGCTCTTGCGGGTGGCCCCCGACGGGCGCGGCGTCATCAGCTGCCTTGAACTGCCCACCCTGATGCAAAAGCCAGTGCTTTTTTCCACCTTCATGATCTGGCTGCTCGCCGACCTCTTTGTCGAGCTGCCCGAGGTCGGCGACCCGGAAAAGCCCAAGCTGGTGTTCTTCCTTGACGAGGCCCACCTACTGTTCCGCGGCGCCTCCAAGGCCTTCCTGACCTCGATCACCACCACCGTGCGGCTGATCCGTTCCAAGGGCGTCGGCGTGTTCTTCGTGACCCAGACCCCCAAGGACGTTCCGGCCGACGTGCTCGGGCAGCTGGCCAACCGGGTGCAGCACGCGCTGCGGGCGTTCACCCCGGATGACGCCAAGGCCCTGAAGGCAACCATTTCGACGTTCCCGACCAGCGACTACGACCTGGAGCAGGCACTGACCCAGGCCGGGACCGGTGAGGCCGTGGTGACGGTGATGAATGAAAGGGGCGCCCCGACACCGGTGGCCTGGACGCGCATGTGGAGCCCCGAATCGACGATGGGGCCCTCCAACCCCGGGACCGTTGCGGGAATCATCCAGGGCTCGGCGTTGATGCAGGTCTACGGCACCGCGGTGGATCGGGAATCGGCGTTCGAGAAGCTCACCTCGGCACCGGCAAACGCGTCCGTCCTGGCGCCGGATGCCCCGAACGCATCGTTCCCAGGGGTGACGGCCCCCGTGCCCACGGGCGGCTCCGTGGGCGGACGGATACCGGGTGCGGGCCAATCCCAGGCGGACATCGATGCCGAGGCGCGCCGGATCGAGGAATCCATCCTGGGCAAGCCCTCCTCGCTGCCGAGCTCGGCCCCCGGCCCGGGTGCCGCCGACTATTCCATGCCCGATTTCGAGATCGACAAACCTGCCAAGAAGTCGACGCCACGCACGCGGTCAGTGCCCCCGGCACGCCCCGCACAGCCGGAGAACCAGTTGCTGGACATGGCACTGCAGGCGGCAAACGCGATCGGCAGCGAACTGTTCCGCGGCATGTTCGGAACCAAGAAGCGCAGGCGCCGCTAA